From one Euzebya sp. genomic stretch:
- a CDS encoding carbohydrate ABC transporter permease: protein MRAAVQRGGGWGIAAVRGAVVLIALTWSLPTVGMLISSFRDPNAIRETGWWTVLAHPFESAQWTISNYESVLGARGMAGAFLNSLTVTLPATVIPITIAAFAAYAFAWMRFRGRKVLFGTVVALLVVPLQMTLIPILRAYTALDLTGTFVGTWLAHAAFGLPLAVYLLYTYIATLPRDLMEAAAVDGANHFQVFRTLVLPLSLPAIASFAIFQFLWVWNDLLVALVFLGTDSQVAILTAQLNELVGTRGQDWHLLTAGAFVTMVVPVAVFLGLQRYFVRGLLAGSVKG, encoded by the coding sequence GTGAGGGCGGCGGTGCAGCGCGGGGGAGGGTGGGGGATCGCCGCCGTCCGCGGGGCGGTCGTGCTGATCGCGCTCACCTGGTCGCTGCCGACCGTCGGGATGCTGATCTCGAGCTTCCGGGACCCCAACGCCATCCGCGAGACCGGGTGGTGGACCGTGCTGGCCCACCCCTTCGAGTCCGCGCAGTGGACGATCTCGAACTACGAGTCCGTGCTCGGCGCCCGGGGGATGGCCGGGGCGTTCCTCAACAGCCTGACCGTCACGCTCCCCGCGACGGTGATCCCCATCACGATCGCGGCGTTCGCCGCCTACGCCTTCGCGTGGATGCGCTTCAGAGGCCGGAAGGTGCTGTTCGGCACCGTCGTGGCGCTGCTGGTCGTCCCGCTGCAGATGACGTTGATCCCGATCCTGCGGGCCTACACCGCCCTCGACCTGACCGGCACGTTCGTCGGCACCTGGCTGGCCCACGCGGCGTTCGGGCTGCCCCTCGCCGTCTACCTGCTCTACACCTACATCGCGACCCTGCCCCGTGACCTGATGGAGGCCGCCGCGGTGGACGGCGCCAACCACTTCCAGGTGTTCCGGACCCTCGTGCTGCCCCTGTCCCTCCCCGCCATCGCGAGCTTCGCCATCTTCCAGTTCCTCTGGGTGTGGAACGACCTGCTCGTCGCCCTGGTGTTCCTCGGGACCGACAGCCAGGTCGCGATCCTCACCGCTCAGCTGAACGAGCTCGTCGGCACCCGCGGCCAGGACTGGCACCTGCTGACCGCCGGCGCGTTCGTCACCATGGTCGTCCCGGTGGCGGTGTTCCTCGGGCTCCAGCGCTACTTCGTCCGCGGCCTGCTGGCCGGATCGGTGAAGGGATAG